The following are encoded together in the uncultured Sphaerochaeta sp. genome:
- a CDS encoding gamma-glutamyl-gamma-aminobutyrate hydrolase family protein gives MSRPIVAIGGTYDQAPPTSAFPTLRRIFTNEGYVSKLEQSGASVILIPHTKTYIDTLISHCDGLLLPGGPDIEPSYYRQQRHSSCGKSDEESDAFQIALYHAAKRKGIPILGICRGTQLINVAEGGTLFQDYQLRENHSILHPDLEYFNQISHQVTIQEHTNLASILGSGKVGVNSLHHQCIDEVAPAFQCTARSSDGCIEAIENTSDNWILGVQWHPESMGDEMLPLFNAFVEAAIHQGFSGSQASPI, from the coding sequence ATGAGCAGGCCGATCGTAGCGATAGGCGGGACCTATGACCAGGCCCCGCCTACATCTGCATTTCCTACCCTTCGGAGGATTTTCACCAATGAAGGGTATGTCTCAAAGCTTGAGCAGAGCGGTGCTTCCGTCATTCTTATTCCCCACACAAAAACCTATATTGATACCCTAATATCTCACTGTGATGGTCTTTTACTACCAGGTGGACCCGATATTGAGCCATCATATTATCGTCAGCAACGACATTCATCCTGTGGGAAAAGTGATGAAGAAAGCGATGCGTTCCAGATTGCTCTCTACCATGCTGCAAAAAGAAAAGGCATTCCGATTCTTGGTATCTGCAGAGGGACTCAGTTGATCAATGTGGCGGAAGGGGGAACCCTTTTCCAAGACTATCAGCTTAGAGAAAACCACAGTATACTCCACCCAGACCTGGAATACTTTAACCAGATAAGCCATCAAGTCACCATCCAGGAACATACCAACCTTGCCTCCATCCTGGGAAGCGGGAAGGTCGGGGTCAACAGTCTTCACCACCAATGCATCGACGAAGTCGCCCCTGCTTTTCAGTGTACAGCAAGAAGCAGCGATGGTTGCATTGAAGCTATAGAGAATACCAGTGACAATTGGATTCTAGGGGTGCAATGGCATCCTGAAAGCATGGGAGATGAAATGCTTCCTCTCTTCAATGCGTTTGTAGAAGCAGCCATCCATCAGGGGTTTTCTGGATCCCAAGCATCCCCCATCTGA
- a CDS encoding chitobiase/beta-hexosaminidase C-terminal domain-containing protein, with amino-acid sequence MRIKSFSLCIISLLVLLVSISCKQDIPLFPDPLAFSQDGGTYYQNVSISITSKHASAIHYTTDGSIPTKESPQYQYPIELDTTTRLSAIAVDTNGVVRQQKVSDYIIPSKPLSHPYLDVPKRTIYHVSQLYEYSKDGGTSWLSCEGPSQTLETLKAGDHVWVRHKTVSTDLHDLGEVLSTDGYDLVAGQAYVAYFNGAGIAEEDTGVLDVDFSDFTGTIVIPTLINRGTQDFTGVVTLEFYASEDPVITEEDHLFLSVSTNEFPLAAGATYGASTDGSPPTDASWFMSLVDFSTISYNTSLELEGHYYIGYRISEGQELLVQNNWTPPQSVDSIYFIPEDAEEIRGAFKIVNSWGIGGGWENIHDGAYYIPFDVAVRLELQIFYTLNNPEAVYHPSLLASFQIAHQDRSSCLVSVGIGDPEHPIMEKRLQSIFFDAEKKPVVSSTQNPYPEHPVVMDISEFAPYLDMHDVFLRIDNTSDITQPASISSFSIELYDEYEGLDSQASQTLDVEEGKLGTVAIGEMKTYTIETAGVLDTYQLAIAQDRERTLQASSFHVEERSLTEEEIAQLLEMQRQEAIPQERSLGGQMRATGLAPMSESQIRNLKTISSLGDLYHETLPSEVDLSNTQYFPPIGNQGRKGSCSAFSDAYYIHTYNEAREHGWNLSGAEWDNELGSPSESHLDKIMSPDFTYHLASIGPGSNHVAVISLLDRLGSATWKVMPYENVDDMAEDSYAYPWPSEDAFREAALYRSQRPNKNYFEENAVGYIELDSTAKVEVLQHLIASGYCLSTSIWTEGFFYGENSWIGEKDVISLDGASEEEITNSKDIVDHAQTIVGYQMGDAWDPENP; translated from the coding sequence ATGCGTATAAAAAGCTTTTCTCTTTGCATAATCAGTCTACTGGTTCTGCTTGTCAGTATTTCATGTAAGCAAGATATTCCTCTATTTCCAGATCCACTCGCATTCTCCCAAGATGGAGGAACCTATTACCAGAATGTGAGTATCTCCATTACAAGTAAGCATGCTTCAGCAATACACTACACGACCGATGGTTCTATCCCTACAAAAGAAAGCCCACAGTATCAGTATCCCATCGAGCTGGACACAACCACCCGTCTCTCAGCAATCGCTGTTGATACTAATGGAGTGGTGAGACAGCAGAAGGTTTCTGATTATATAATTCCTTCCAAACCACTTTCTCATCCCTATCTGGATGTCCCGAAACGGACCATCTACCATGTCTCTCAGCTCTATGAGTACAGCAAGGATGGTGGAACTTCTTGGCTCTCATGTGAAGGACCGTCCCAAACCTTGGAAACCCTTAAGGCGGGAGACCATGTATGGGTACGTCATAAAACCGTATCTACGGATCTTCACGATCTTGGAGAAGTCCTTAGCACTGATGGGTATGATTTGGTAGCTGGGCAGGCGTATGTAGCATATTTCAATGGTGCTGGAATTGCTGAAGAAGATACAGGAGTTCTTGATGTAGATTTTTCTGACTTTACTGGAACCATCGTAATTCCTACTCTCATAAACAGAGGCACCCAAGACTTTACTGGTGTAGTAACCTTGGAGTTCTATGCATCAGAGGACCCGGTGATTACAGAAGAAGATCATCTGTTTCTCTCTGTCTCTACCAATGAATTCCCTCTAGCGGCAGGTGCTACCTATGGTGCATCAACGGATGGTTCTCCGCCGACGGATGCCTCCTGGTTTATGAGTTTAGTTGACTTTTCTACAATCTCCTACAATACCTCTCTGGAACTGGAGGGGCACTACTACATCGGGTATCGTATATCAGAGGGACAAGAGTTGCTCGTGCAGAACAACTGGACACCACCCCAGAGTGTAGACTCCATCTATTTCATTCCGGAAGACGCTGAAGAAATTCGAGGGGCTTTCAAAATCGTGAACTCTTGGGGAATCGGTGGCGGTTGGGAGAATATTCATGACGGAGCGTACTATATTCCTTTCGATGTAGCTGTTCGGCTCGAATTGCAAATTTTCTACACATTAAACAACCCAGAGGCGGTCTATCATCCTTCACTGCTTGCTTCATTCCAGATTGCGCATCAAGATAGATCCTCCTGCCTTGTTTCGGTTGGGATTGGAGACCCAGAGCACCCAATCATGGAAAAGCGATTACAATCCATCTTTTTTGATGCTGAAAAGAAGCCAGTGGTTTCAAGTACGCAGAATCCATATCCTGAACACCCCGTCGTGATGGATATCAGTGAGTTTGCCCCCTATCTCGATATGCACGACGTCTTTCTTCGCATAGACAACACCAGTGATATCACTCAACCTGCTTCTATCTCATCGTTTTCCATTGAGCTCTATGATGAGTACGAAGGCCTTGATTCTCAAGCTAGTCAAACACTGGATGTGGAAGAGGGAAAACTTGGTACTGTTGCGATTGGGGAAATGAAAACCTATACGATAGAGACAGCAGGGGTCTTGGATACGTATCAGCTGGCCATTGCACAAGATAGGGAGAGAACCTTGCAGGCATCTTCTTTCCATGTAGAGGAGCGCTCACTTACTGAGGAAGAGATTGCACAGCTCCTTGAGATGCAGAGGCAAGAGGCAATACCTCAGGAGAGGTCTTTAGGCGGTCAGATGCGGGCAACAGGATTGGCTCCTATGAGCGAATCTCAGATTCGGAATTTGAAGACAATCAGCTCCTTGGGTGATCTCTACCACGAGACCCTCCCCTCTGAGGTGGACCTAAGTAACACCCAGTACTTCCCACCCATTGGTAATCAAGGAAGAAAGGGTTCTTGTTCAGCATTTTCTGATGCTTACTACATTCACACCTATAATGAAGCACGGGAACACGGGTGGAATCTCTCTGGTGCAGAGTGGGATAATGAATTAGGCAGCCCTTCTGAGTCGCACTTGGATAAGATTATGAGTCCTGATTTCACGTATCACCTGGCCTCGATTGGCCCGGGATCGAATCACGTTGCAGTGATATCCCTTCTCGACAGGCTAGGATCTGCTACATGGAAGGTGATGCCATACGAAAATGTGGATGATATGGCTGAAGATTCCTATGCGTATCCATGGCCTAGTGAGGATGCTTTTCGTGAGGCAGCCCTCTATCGATCCCAAAGGCCAAACAAGAACTATTTTGAAGAGAATGCAGTAGGTTATATCGAGCTTGATAGCACTGCCAAAGTTGAAGTGTTACAACATCTCATTGCTTCTGGGTATTGTCTCAGCACGAGTATTTGGACAGAGGGCTTCTTCTATGGAGAGAACTCTTGGATTGGTGAGAAGGATGTCATATCCCTTGACGGGGCCTCAGAAGAAGAGATTACGAACAGTAAGGATATAGTTGATCATGCCCAAACAATTGTAGGGTATCAGATGGGGGATGCTTGGGATCCAGAAAACCCCTGA
- a CDS encoding FprA family A-type flavoprotein, with protein sequence MKPDVLADGVYRVAAKVGSRDLFEGIWPIPDGVMLNSYVVKGSEKRVLVDLVKDWDGALKAVGDQLESLSLGEGNLDYIVINHMEPDHTGAMAEIVKHYPDVEILCSAKAVPLIKHFYKIEKNVRAVSDGETLDLGGKTLKFFMTPNIHWPETMMTYLEEDGILFSCDAFGSFGRYEGCFDDELTEEDKAKLASETERYYANIVSSFSSFVIRGIAKLDGLSIKMVAPSHGVVWRSEPERIIEWYKTLATYMQGPREKEVAVVWSSMYGNTQALLTSIVDGLKSEGIPVHVLQVPQTHESFVLEKVWRSEGLVIGMPTYEYKMFPPMYHVLDILERSHVQGRKTLRFGSFGWSGGAQKQFDEFSTAMKLDCRGVVEYQGSPTEEDKQKAYDLAKALAKDIKG encoded by the coding sequence ATGAAACCTGATGTACTTGCAGATGGTGTCTACCGCGTAGCCGCAAAGGTTGGCAGTCGGGACCTATTTGAAGGAATATGGCCTATACCTGATGGAGTGATGCTGAACTCTTATGTGGTGAAAGGCAGTGAGAAACGTGTTCTGGTTGATTTGGTCAAGGATTGGGATGGAGCGCTGAAAGCTGTTGGTGATCAGCTGGAGAGTCTTTCCCTCGGAGAAGGGAATCTGGACTACATCGTCATCAATCATATGGAACCAGATCATACCGGAGCAATGGCTGAAATCGTCAAGCACTATCCTGATGTAGAGATTCTTTGCAGTGCAAAAGCTGTTCCCCTGATAAAGCATTTCTATAAGATTGAGAAGAATGTACGGGCAGTCAGTGATGGGGAGACCCTCGACCTTGGGGGGAAGACCCTCAAGTTTTTTATGACCCCGAACATCCACTGGCCTGAGACTATGATGACGTATCTGGAAGAGGATGGGATCCTCTTCAGCTGTGATGCCTTTGGTTCCTTTGGTCGGTATGAGGGTTGCTTTGATGATGAACTGACTGAAGAGGATAAGGCAAAGCTTGCCAGTGAGACTGAACGCTACTATGCAAACATCGTCTCTTCCTTCTCATCCTTTGTAATTCGTGGAATTGCCAAGCTTGATGGGCTTTCCATCAAGATGGTTGCACCGAGCCATGGGGTTGTATGGCGCTCTGAACCTGAGAGGATTATCGAGTGGTACAAGACCCTGGCCACCTATATGCAAGGTCCCAGGGAGAAAGAAGTAGCGGTTGTCTGGTCGAGTATGTATGGGAATACCCAGGCCTTGCTCACATCGATTGTTGATGGCCTGAAGAGTGAGGGAATACCCGTCCATGTCCTGCAGGTTCCCCAAACCCATGAGTCCTTTGTTTTGGAGAAGGTGTGGAGGAGTGAGGGTTTGGTTATCGGCATGCCTACCTACGAATATAAGATGTTCCCCCCGATGTACCACGTATTGGACATTCTTGAAAGGAGTCACGTACAAGGAAGGAAAACTCTCCGCTTTGGCTCCTTTGGGTGGTCTGGTGGAGCACAAAAGCAGTTTGATGAGTTCTCCACTGCTATGAAGTTGGACTGTCGTGGTGTGGTTGAATATCAAGGATCCCCTACTGAGGAAGACAAGCAGAAGGCCTATGATCTGGCGAAAGCATTGGCCAAGGATATCAAGGGCTGA
- a CDS encoding YgiQ family radical SAM protein, whose amino-acid sequence MSVVKTYAPRTAFLPTTQEDLQKRSWDQIDIAFISADAYVDHPSFALALLARLLEKEGYRVGIIAQPDWNSTKDFLKLGKPHLCCLISGGNIDSMVSHYTANAKPRSEDEYSPGGKAGLRPDRPTLVYTAKARQAYGKDTPIIIGGLEASLRRLSHYDYWSDKVRKPIILDAKADLLVYGMGERQTLEIVRRLDKGEPISELRNIRGTVYAANPNTFDIEAEPTSILPSYEEVSERDKQSNTPTEAGKKAYAKMFGMQMLQENPLMGKRVIQSCMQRLVVQNPPALPLEEAFFDSLHELPFSLDAHPDYEKTGGIPALKEVQFSITSNRGCFGSCSFCAITSHQGRMMQTRSKESLVKEAKRMSEHPAFKGYIHDLGGPTANFQGLACDRQQTFGPCPTKECLYPKPCANLKDYHGRYLDLLEAIESLPRVKKVFIRSGIRYDYLLEVCDEKTRQRFMNHLVRNNVSGQLKVAPEHVSDKVLDAMGKPRAALFDEFTELYQETTEKAGKKQYLIPYFIAAHPGSTLEDAITLALYLHKLHFIPDQVQEFYPTPGTVSTCMYYTGLDPRPGKRFASVYVPKGRERHLQRALLQYNKRENRPLVLEALEKAQRKDLSRILLTRR is encoded by the coding sequence ATGAGCGTTGTGAAAACATACGCCCCTCGCACAGCATTTCTTCCTACAACACAAGAAGATCTGCAAAAACGGTCCTGGGACCAAATAGACATCGCCTTCATCAGTGCAGACGCCTACGTCGATCACCCCTCATTCGCACTTGCCCTCTTGGCACGATTGCTGGAAAAGGAAGGTTATCGTGTGGGTATTATCGCACAACCCGACTGGAACTCAACAAAAGATTTCCTTAAATTGGGCAAACCACATCTTTGTTGCCTTATAAGTGGAGGGAATATCGACAGTATGGTCTCCCACTATACCGCCAATGCAAAACCGCGAAGTGAGGACGAATACAGCCCCGGAGGCAAGGCAGGGCTCCGCCCAGACCGTCCAACTTTGGTGTATACCGCAAAGGCAAGACAAGCATACGGTAAGGATACCCCGATCATCATAGGGGGACTGGAGGCTTCACTGAGAAGGCTCAGTCACTATGATTATTGGAGTGACAAGGTACGTAAACCCATAATCCTCGATGCAAAGGCCGATCTTTTGGTTTATGGCATGGGAGAGAGACAAACCCTGGAAATAGTCCGACGTCTTGATAAGGGAGAACCAATTTCAGAACTCAGGAATATCAGGGGAACAGTGTATGCAGCCAATCCTAACACCTTTGACATAGAGGCAGAGCCAACAAGCATCCTTCCTTCCTATGAAGAGGTCAGTGAGCGGGATAAACAATCCAACACACCAACTGAAGCAGGGAAAAAAGCTTATGCAAAAATGTTTGGCATGCAGATGTTGCAGGAAAACCCCCTAATGGGGAAACGAGTCATTCAATCCTGTATGCAACGCCTGGTTGTCCAGAACCCTCCTGCTCTTCCACTTGAGGAAGCATTTTTCGATTCCCTACATGAACTTCCTTTCTCCCTTGATGCACATCCAGACTACGAAAAAACAGGGGGAATCCCTGCCCTGAAGGAAGTACAGTTCTCCATCACCAGCAATCGTGGGTGCTTTGGCTCCTGCTCTTTCTGTGCCATCACCAGCCACCAGGGTAGAATGATGCAAACCAGGAGCAAGGAATCATTGGTGAAGGAAGCAAAACGAATGAGTGAGCATCCTGCATTCAAGGGGTATATCCATGACTTGGGAGGACCTACGGCCAACTTCCAAGGCTTGGCCTGCGATAGACAGCAAACCTTTGGACCCTGTCCAACGAAAGAGTGCCTCTATCCCAAACCTTGCGCCAATCTCAAGGACTACCATGGAAGGTATCTCGATCTTCTTGAAGCCATTGAATCACTCCCTAGGGTAAAGAAGGTTTTTATCAGGAGCGGTATTCGCTATGACTATCTCCTAGAAGTCTGTGATGAAAAGACAAGGCAACGGTTCATGAACCATCTTGTCAGGAATAATGTCAGTGGACAGCTCAAGGTTGCTCCCGAACATGTCAGCGACAAGGTGCTTGATGCCATGGGCAAGCCAAGGGCAGCTCTTTTTGACGAATTCACTGAACTCTACCAAGAGACCACAGAGAAAGCCGGGAAGAAACAATACTTGATACCCTACTTCATAGCGGCCCATCCCGGCAGTACGTTGGAAGATGCCATCACACTGGCCTTATATTTGCACAAACTCCACTTCATTCCCGATCAGGTGCAGGAATTTTACCCAACTCCCGGGACAGTCTCTACCTGTATGTACTATACTGGACTCGATCCTCGGCCTGGCAAGCGGTTTGCCAGCGTATACGTCCCCAAGGGACGTGAGAGACATCTGCAGCGAGCCCTCCTGCAGTACAACAAAAGAGAAAACCGCCCCTTGGTTCTTGAGGCCTTGGAAAAAGCGCAGAGGAAGGACTTGTCGAGAATTCTTCTCACAAGACGGTAA
- a CDS encoding aminoacyl-histidine dipeptidase → MQDAVKGLKPQALWNYFSDLSDIPRESGNEEGVRQFLLAFAKAHELETIVDAVGNVIVRKKAYPGFEKRPSVALQGHMDMVCVKEAWNTHDFEKDPIELVQDGDFLKANGTTLGGDNGIAIALALDILADKEAKHGPLEAIFTISEETGLTGAFNIEQDKVQSRLLINLDSEEEGVLYIGCAGGVEVDVTLPVQWEQVPSSFKAFTLTVDGMLGGHSGGEIHKQRANAIKVAARALSQIHSCMVFKAEGGTKRNVIPSVCSLSFAVPSGEIETLKAFVSQTQQVLNDEYALNDPDIRLTLEETTTPKKAVDGTISKQLLTSLYAAPHGVDAMSFRIPGIVETSSNLAILRLDEEAFHVTSSHRSSVLSARDDIARRFASVFTLTGAKTTFVGAYPAWTPNPDSALTGFCAKAYEEYTGKKPEITAIHAGLECGIINSRIPGMDSVSFGPDMFDVHSTKERISIPSVERISGFTRHLLSIIE, encoded by the coding sequence ATGCAAGATGCAGTGAAGGGGCTGAAGCCCCAGGCACTTTGGAACTATTTCTCTGATCTTTCCGATATTCCCCGAGAATCGGGAAATGAGGAAGGAGTACGTCAATTTCTACTTGCCTTTGCCAAGGCGCATGAACTTGAGACCATTGTTGATGCAGTCGGCAATGTTATCGTGCGGAAAAAGGCTTATCCAGGATTTGAAAAGCGACCTTCAGTCGCCCTGCAGGGACATATGGATATGGTCTGTGTAAAAGAGGCATGGAACACTCATGACTTCGAAAAGGATCCCATTGAACTTGTACAAGATGGCGATTTTCTCAAGGCTAATGGAACCACCCTCGGCGGAGATAATGGCATTGCAATCGCGCTCGCCCTCGATATCCTGGCAGACAAAGAGGCAAAACATGGTCCCTTGGAGGCCATCTTTACCATAAGTGAAGAGACCGGACTGACAGGGGCTTTCAACATTGAACAAGACAAGGTACAAAGCAGGCTCCTGATTAATCTGGACAGCGAAGAAGAGGGTGTTCTCTATATCGGGTGTGCCGGAGGAGTCGAGGTTGATGTCACACTTCCTGTACAGTGGGAGCAAGTTCCTTCTTCCTTCAAGGCCTTCACACTCACTGTAGACGGGATGCTCGGAGGGCATAGTGGAGGAGAGATTCATAAACAGCGGGCAAATGCCATCAAGGTAGCTGCTCGTGCATTAAGCCAGATCCACTCCTGTATGGTCTTCAAGGCAGAAGGGGGGACCAAACGGAATGTCATTCCTTCAGTCTGTTCTCTTTCTTTTGCAGTACCGTCCGGTGAGATCGAAACATTGAAGGCTTTCGTTTCACAGACCCAACAGGTACTTAATGACGAGTATGCACTCAATGACCCGGATATTCGCCTTACCCTGGAGGAGACGACTACCCCAAAGAAAGCTGTGGATGGAACGATCAGCAAGCAACTGCTTACCAGCCTGTACGCCGCCCCCCATGGGGTCGATGCCATGAGTTTCAGGATTCCAGGCATCGTGGAGACCTCATCCAATCTGGCCATTCTTCGGCTGGATGAAGAGGCTTTCCATGTAACCAGCAGCCATCGATCCTCAGTACTCTCTGCGCGTGACGATATAGCCCGTAGGTTTGCGTCAGTCTTCACCCTTACCGGTGCAAAGACAACCTTTGTAGGGGCATACCCTGCATGGACACCAAACCCCGACTCAGCATTGACGGGATTCTGCGCAAAGGCGTATGAGGAATATACTGGGAAGAAGCCGGAAATTACAGCCATCCATGCTGGTCTTGAATGTGGTATCATCAACAGCAGGATTCCTGGGATGGACTCTGTCTCCTTTGGCCCTGACATGTTTGATGTCCACTCCACCAAGGAACGTATCAGCATCCCCTCTGTTGAGCGTATCAGTGGATTCACCCGTCACCTGCTTTCAATCATCGAATGA
- the nagA gene encoding N-acetylglucosamine-6-phosphate deacetylase, whose translation MSLRTVLTNGTVVTGYAKLKDCALYIDEKGEIGDIFNMRRLSEKHFPSDTTMIDVGGSYIMPGFIDSHIHGIGGFGTEDCKASSILGMSERLADFGVSAFMPTVYTDKLDVMKASTKAIADSMGSEQGAKIMGINLEGPFISMERVGAQNPEGVIPVNLEIFNDLIETGQGKVICMTVAPELKHMRELALLAREKNIVLLAGHTNASYENIMEGMQCGIFHSTHFFNAMSRLHHRNPGTVGAILIQRDMQCEIICDGIHVHPELVKMLLREKPLDNIVMITDSLKPTKQRTGPMLANGMECTVGEDGAFVSIKDPDLFIGSALTMLQGMKNAVDWEIPIQQASQMSSTNPARIYSFTKQGMLVPGYKADVVVLDENMQMKGLFVDGNLIRDRFA comes from the coding sequence ATGAGTCTACGAACCGTACTTACCAATGGGACTGTTGTAACTGGTTATGCAAAACTGAAAGACTGTGCCCTCTATATAGATGAGAAAGGGGAAATCGGTGACATCTTCAATATGAGAAGATTGTCAGAGAAACACTTCCCCAGTGACACCACCATGATTGATGTAGGAGGTTCCTATATCATGCCTGGTTTTATTGATTCCCATATCCACGGGATTGGTGGTTTTGGGACAGAGGACTGTAAGGCTTCCAGCATTCTGGGGATGAGCGAGCGACTTGCGGACTTTGGAGTGAGTGCATTCATGCCCACTGTATACACTGACAAGCTTGATGTAATGAAAGCCAGCACCAAGGCGATCGCTGATTCCATGGGTAGTGAACAAGGTGCAAAGATAATGGGCATCAATCTGGAAGGACCCTTTATCTCCATGGAACGTGTTGGAGCCCAGAATCCAGAGGGCGTAATACCTGTCAATCTTGAGATTTTTAATGATCTCATCGAAACCGGACAAGGTAAGGTCATCTGCATGACAGTAGCCCCTGAACTCAAACACATGCGTGAATTGGCATTGTTGGCAAGAGAAAAGAACATCGTTTTGCTTGCCGGACATACCAACGCCAGCTACGAAAATATCATGGAAGGGATGCAGTGTGGAATCTTCCATTCCACCCACTTCTTCAATGCAATGAGTCGTCTGCATCATAGGAACCCTGGAACAGTCGGAGCAATCCTGATCCAAAGAGACATGCAGTGTGAAATTATCTGTGACGGTATTCATGTCCACCCTGAATTGGTTAAAATGCTGCTCCGTGAAAAACCACTGGATAACATTGTCATGATAACCGACAGTCTCAAACCCACCAAACAGAGAACCGGTCCCATGCTGGCCAATGGAATGGAGTGCACAGTGGGAGAAGATGGGGCCTTTGTCAGCATCAAGGACCCAGACCTGTTCATCGGTTCTGCACTGACCATGCTCCAAGGAATGAAAAATGCAGTCGACTGGGAAATACCCATTCAACAAGCAAGCCAGATGAGTTCCACAAACCCAGCACGTATCTATAGCTTTACCAAACAAGGGATGCTGGTTCCCGGCTACAAGGCGGATGTGGTTGTTCTTGATGAGAACATGCAGATGAAAGGTTTGTTTGTCGATGGAAATCTGATCCGTGACCGCTTTGCCTGA
- a CDS encoding MATE family efflux transporter: protein MEKTISERRDFFQKMVTIALPVVFQSLLTNSLSFVDTLMIGQLGESSIAAVALGNQMFFLISVLFFGVCSGSAIFLSQYWGAKNETNIQRVLGLSFTLAGASALLFALASLFIPRQIMHIFTTEAEVVGQGIAYLRIVGISYLFTAISQVLATALRVIGYAKIPLQVALFSLTLNAVGNYLLIFGIGPFPELGVAGAAIATTISRLVEVIALLWIVYHRHPVIAIRSREAFRWNKTFLLHIIPTSMPVIINEFFWALGMATYKVAYSKMGIEAIASINVAESVGNLFFVLMMGISNATLIMIGVKIGEKQRLLALLYARRFIITALLVGLAMGIFEFLFAPLFTSFFNISNRVRELAIYCLSINAALLPIKSINMVIIVGILRSGGDTKYSMFAEMFGVWAVGVPLAFIGVFLLHLNTWQLYLLLGMEEVTKLFIGLYRIKREAWINDLTATFH from the coding sequence GTGGAAAAGACAATATCAGAACGTAGGGATTTCTTTCAGAAGATGGTGACCATAGCATTGCCTGTGGTCTTCCAAAGCCTACTAACCAACTCCCTCTCCTTTGTCGACACGCTGATGATCGGACAGCTCGGTGAGTCCTCCATTGCCGCAGTTGCGCTGGGAAACCAGATGTTCTTCCTGATCAGTGTGTTGTTCTTCGGTGTCTGTAGTGGTTCAGCCATCTTCCTCTCCCAATACTGGGGGGCAAAGAATGAAACCAATATCCAACGGGTGCTGGGACTCTCGTTCACCTTGGCAGGAGCTTCAGCTCTGCTTTTTGCCTTGGCTTCATTGTTCATACCCCGACAAATCATGCATATATTCACCACTGAAGCAGAAGTGGTCGGCCAAGGTATCGCGTATCTCAGGATTGTCGGCATAAGCTATCTCTTTACCGCAATCAGCCAGGTGCTTGCTACGGCACTGAGAGTCATTGGATATGCAAAAATACCCTTACAGGTTGCTCTCTTCTCTCTCACCCTCAATGCGGTGGGCAACTACCTCCTCATCTTTGGTATTGGTCCATTTCCTGAATTGGGTGTGGCAGGGGCAGCAATCGCCACCACCATAAGTCGACTGGTTGAGGTGATTGCTCTCTTGTGGATCGTCTACCATCGCCATCCTGTCATTGCCATCAGAAGCAGGGAGGCATTCCGATGGAATAAGACGTTCTTGCTGCATATCATCCCTACCAGCATGCCTGTGATCATCAATGAATTTTTCTGGGCTCTTGGAATGGCTACCTACAAGGTTGCCTACAGCAAGATGGGGATCGAAGCCATCGCCTCCATAAATGTGGCTGAATCGGTGGGAAATCTTTTCTTTGTCCTGATGATGGGTATCAGCAATGCAACATTGATCATGATCGGTGTTAAAATCGGGGAAAAACAAAGGCTCCTTGCTCTGCTCTATGCAAGACGGTTCATTATCACAGCCCTTTTGGTAGGGCTTGCCATGGGTATCTTTGAATTCCTCTTTGCTCCGCTGTTCACCTCCTTCTTCAATATCTCGAATAGGGTAAGAGAACTAGCTATCTACTGTCTTTCCATCAATGCAGCTTTGCTACCGATCAAGAGCATTAATATGGTCATCATTGTGGGAATACTACGCAGCGGTGGCGATACCAAATATTCCATGTTTGCAGAGATGTTCGGAGTATGGGCGGTCGGGGTTCCCCTTGCCTTCATCGGAGTATTCCTTCTGCATCTCAATACCTGGCAGCTCTACCTGCTCTTGGGTATGGAAGAGGTCACCAAGCTATTCATTGGCTTATATCGTATCAAGAGAGAGGCATGGATTAACGACCTGACAGCTACCTTTCATTGA